The Sulfitobacter donghicola DSW-25 = KCTC 12864 = JCM 14565 genome has a segment encoding these proteins:
- the fmt gene encoding methionyl-tRNA formyltransferase, protein MRIVFMGTPDFSVSVLNALVEAGHEIAAVYSQPPRPAGRGKKDRPSPVHARADALGLEVRTPVSLKTPESQAEFAALKADVAVVVAYGLILPQAILDAPARGCLNIHASLLPRWRGAAPIHRAIMAGDAQTGVCIMQMEAGLDTGPVLLRQSLDIGVSETTAQLHDRLSVMGSDLIVEALGKLDDLTAEVQPEEGVTYAAKIDKAEARIDWTLSAKEVDRQIRGLSPFPGAWFEHEGVRIKVLGSTVVDGAAAAGTVLSEALHVACGEGAVALTRLQKAGKGAQDVDVFQRGAQIAVGTQLGKG, encoded by the coding sequence ATGCGGATCGTCTTTATGGGAACGCCGGATTTTTCGGTTTCGGTGCTGAACGCGCTGGTTGAGGCGGGGCATGAGATTGCTGCTGTTTATTCGCAACCGCCACGCCCTGCGGGACGTGGTAAAAAGGACCGCCCAAGCCCTGTTCATGCGCGCGCCGATGCGCTGGGCCTTGAGGTGCGCACACCTGTTTCCCTGAAAACGCCAGAAAGTCAGGCGGAGTTTGCCGCGCTGAAGGCGGATGTTGCGGTGGTTGTGGCCTATGGGTTGATCCTGCCACAGGCGATTTTGGATGCGCCTGCGCGGGGCTGCCTGAATATCCACGCGAGCCTTCTGCCGCGCTGGCGCGGTGCGGCGCCGATCCACCGTGCGATCATGGCGGGGGATGCGCAAACGGGTGTGTGCATCATGCAGATGGAGGCGGGTTTAGACACGGGGCCTGTTCTGCTACGCCAGTCGCTGGATATCGGGGTGAGCGAAACGACCGCTCAGTTGCATGACCGCCTCAGCGTGATGGGCTCGGATTTGATTGTGGAGGCGCTGGGCAAGTTGGATGACCTAACCGCAGAGGTGCAGCCCGAAGAGGGCGTGACCTATGCCGCCAAGATCGACAAAGCCGAGGCGCGGATTGATTGGACGTTGAGCGCCAAAGAGGTTGATCGCCAAATTCGCGGGCTATCCCCCTTTCCAGGTGCGTGGTTTGAACATGAGGGCGTTCGGATCAAGGTGTTGGGGTCGACCGTGGTTGATGGTGCCGCTGCGGCGGGCACAGTTTTGAGCGAAGCCCTGCATGTGGCCTGTGGTGAAGGTGCTGTTGCGCTGACCCGCTTGCAAAAAGCCGGCAAAGGCGCGCAAGATGTGGATGTGTTCCAACGGGGCGCGCAAATTGCAGTCGGCACGCAATTAGGTAAAGGGTAA
- the def gene encoding peptide deformylase: MKRPILYHPDPRLKKNCAAVPDLTDDLRTLADDMLATMYDAPGIGLAAPQVGVLTRLIVLDCVKEEGEKPNPMIMFNPEIIASSEELNTYEEGCLSIPDQFADVTRPAEVEVKWIDRDGNEQQQAMDGLWATCVQHEIDHLNGKLFIDHLKPLKRQMITRKMVKFKRELARG, translated from the coding sequence ATGAAACGCCCAATTCTATATCACCCCGATCCGCGCCTTAAAAAGAACTGTGCAGCTGTCCCCGATTTGACGGATGATCTGCGTACATTGGCAGATGACATGCTGGCGACGATGTATGACGCCCCCGGTATTGGCCTTGCTGCGCCGCAGGTTGGTGTGCTGACCCGCCTGATCGTGTTGGACTGCGTGAAGGAGGAAGGCGAAAAGCCGAACCCGATGATCATGTTCAACCCCGAGATCATCGCCTCGTCCGAAGAGCTGAACACCTATGAAGAGGGGTGCCTAAGCATCCCTGACCAGTTCGCAGACGTCACCCGCCCTGCCGAGGTAGAGGTAAAGTGGATTGATCGCGATGGTAACGAGCAGCAGCAGGCAATGGATGGTCTATGGGCGACCTGTGTGCAGCACGAGATTGACCACCTGAACGGCAAGCTGTTCATTGATCACCTCAAGCCGCTGAAACGTCAGATGATCACCCGCAAGATGGTCAAATTCAAACGCGAACTCGCGCGCGGATGA
- the rnhA gene encoding ribonuclease HI: MPKLFAYTDGACSGNPGPGGWGALMQAMDGDKVVKERELKGGEANTTNNRMELLAAINALEALERDTEITVVTDSNYVKNGITGWIFGWKKNGWKNAAKKPVKNVELWQRLDEANARHRVTWEWVKGHAGHPENERADALARAGMAPFKPK, encoded by the coding sequence ATGCCTAAATTATTTGCATATACAGACGGAGCCTGTTCGGGCAATCCCGGCCCCGGTGGCTGGGGCGCTTTGATGCAGGCCATGGACGGCGACAAGGTTGTCAAAGAACGTGAGCTGAAAGGCGGCGAGGCCAACACCACCAACAACCGGATGGAACTGCTGGCCGCGATCAACGCCCTTGAGGCGCTGGAACGCGACACAGAAATCACCGTTGTGACCGATAGTAACTACGTCAAAAACGGCATCACAGGCTGGATCTTTGGCTGGAAGAAGAACGGCTGGAAAAACGCCGCCAAAAAACCCGTTAAAAACGTGGAACTCTGGCAGCGCCTTGACGAGGCAAACGCCCGCCACCGCGTCACATGGGAATGGGTCAAAGGCCACGCTGGCCACCCCGAGAACGAGCGCGCAGATGCGCTGGCCCGTGCGGGTATGGCACCGTTCAAACCGAAATGA
- a CDS encoding NYN domain-containing protein, translating to MFYKDERLALFIDGSNLYAAAKTLGFDIDYKLLRSEFMRRGKLLRAFYYTALLENDEYSPIRPLVDWLNYNGFTMVTKPAKEYTDSLGRRKVKGNMDIELAVDAMELAPHVDHIVIFSGDGDFRPLVTSIQRQGVRVSVVSTIRSQPPMISDELRRQVDNFIELDDLRDIVGRPPRDPAPEAE from the coding sequence ATGTTTTATAAAGACGAGCGCCTTGCGCTCTTTATTGACGGATCAAATCTGTATGCAGCGGCAAAGACGCTAGGATTTGATATTGATTACAAACTTTTGCGTTCCGAATTTATGCGCCGCGGCAAGCTGCTGCGCGCCTTCTACTATACGGCCCTTTTGGAAAACGACGAATATTCGCCCATCCGCCCCTTGGTCGACTGGTTGAACTACAATGGTTTCACCATGGTGACCAAACCAGCCAAAGAATACACCGACAGCTTGGGCCGCCGTAAGGTCAAAGGGAACATGGACATCGAACTGGCCGTGGACGCGATGGAACTGGCACCCCACGTTGATCACATCGTGATCTTTTCCGGCGACGGTGATTTCCGCCCCCTTGTCACTTCCATCCAACGGCAGGGTGTTCGCGTTTCTGTGGTTTCAACCATCCGCAGCCAACCGCCCATGATCTCGGATGAGCTGCGCAGACAGGTGGACAACTTTATCGAGCTTGACGATCTGCGCGACATCGTTGGCCGCCCCCCTCGCGACCCCGCACCAGAAGCGGAATAA
- a CDS encoding class I SAM-dependent DNA methyltransferase, with protein MSDPETLAVYAAKSDEYARVTKDAMTADPLLAAFIASLPKGGSVLDLGCGPGTSAGVMAAAGLDAHAVDAVPEMVATASAQKGVRAELMTFDQISGQDIYDGVWANFSLLHAERADLPHILCALHTALRTNGKLHIAMKLGEDTKRDSIGRKYTYVTEPELRGLLSDAGFAVTKMTTGRDKGLDGTYADWIALAADA; from the coding sequence ATGAGTGATCCTGAAACCCTCGCCGTTTATGCCGCCAAAAGCGACGAATACGCGCGCGTGACAAAAGACGCGATGACAGCCGATCCCCTGCTCGCCGCGTTTATTGCTTCGCTTCCTAAAGGGGGCAGCGTGCTTGACCTTGGCTGCGGGCCAGGAACCAGCGCTGGCGTCATGGCCGCAGCAGGGCTGGACGCGCATGCCGTTGATGCCGTGCCCGAAATGGTGGCCACCGCCAGCGCCCAAAAAGGCGTGCGCGCCGAGCTTATGACCTTCGATCAAATCTCGGGGCAGGATATCTATGACGGTGTCTGGGCCAACTTTAGCCTGCTGCACGCCGAACGCGCTGACCTGCCGCACATTCTTTGCGCACTCCACACCGCGCTGCGCACAAACGGAAAGCTGCACATAGCCATGAAGCTGGGCGAGGACACCAAACGCGACAGCATCGGGCGCAAATATACCTACGTCACCGAACCAGAATTGCGCGGCCTTTTGTCTGACGCTGGCTTTGCGGTCACAAAAATGACCACCGGACGCGATAAGGGGCTGGACGGCACCTATGCTGATTGGATAGCACTCGCCGCAGATGCCTAA
- a CDS encoding LysE family translocator, with the protein MITIQFLLTAFVVVITPGTGVIYTLALGLGQGRRAALWAAFGCTFGIVPHLAAAIFGLAAILHTSALLFAVIKWAGVAYLLYLAFQAIKEDGALNVQADQTTQSGWQIARRGALINILNPKLSIFFLALLPPFLSNTAASATTEMATLGGVFMVMTFAVFCLYGVFASAARHRLLGSRRAMKWMGRSFAAIFAALAGRLAFERA; encoded by the coding sequence ATGATCACGATCCAGTTTCTGCTTACCGCTTTTGTCGTTGTCATTACGCCTGGCACCGGAGTCATTTACACGCTGGCTCTTGGATTGGGCCAAGGTCGCCGCGCCGCGCTTTGGGCAGCATTTGGATGCACCTTTGGCATCGTCCCGCATTTAGCGGCCGCGATATTTGGCCTCGCCGCGATCCTGCATACTTCTGCCTTGCTGTTCGCCGTGATCAAATGGGCAGGCGTCGCCTATCTGCTCTACCTTGCATTCCAAGCGATCAAGGAAGACGGCGCGCTAAACGTCCAAGCAGATCAAACCACGCAAAGCGGCTGGCAGATCGCGCGCCGCGGCGCCTTGATCAACATCCTCAACCCCAAGCTGTCGATCTTCTTTTTGGCTCTGCTGCCTCCGTTCCTGTCCAACACCGCGGCCTCGGCCACAACCGAAATGGCCACCCTTGGCGGGGTGTTTATGGTCATGACATTTGCGGTCTTCTGCCTTTACGGCGTCTTTGCCTCGGCTGCGCGACACCGCCTGCTGGGTTCTCGACGCGCAATGAAATGGATGGGCCGTTCCTTTGCCGCCATCTTCGCCGCCCTCGCTGGTCGCCTCGCGTTCGAGCGCGCCTAA
- the def gene encoding peptide deformylase has product MSVLPILMWPDPRLKEICAPIEEISPEVEVLAADMLETMYAAEGRGLAGPQVGAMLRIFVMDAGWKEGKPDPLVCINPMFQEIGEERATNTEGCLSIPGVTAEVSRPDQVQMVWTGLNGGRYVQSFSGFAAVCVQHELDHLDGVVTFDHLDADTRAALEAEYAQ; this is encoded by the coding sequence ATGAGCGTTCTGCCCATCCTGATGTGGCCCGATCCGCGCCTGAAGGAGATTTGCGCGCCGATTGAGGAAATCTCACCCGAGGTGGAAGTGCTGGCGGCGGATATGTTGGAGACGATGTATGCGGCTGAGGGGCGCGGCCTTGCTGGCCCTCAGGTGGGTGCGATGCTGCGGATATTTGTGATGGATGCGGGGTGGAAAGAGGGCAAGCCCGATCCGCTGGTGTGCATCAATCCGATGTTTCAGGAAATTGGCGAAGAGCGTGCCACCAACACTGAGGGGTGCCTGAGCATCCCAGGTGTCACCGCCGAGGTGAGCCGCCCCGATCAGGTTCAGATGGTTTGGACGGGTTTGAATGGTGGGCGTTATGTCCAGAGTTTTAGCGGTTTTGCAGCGGTCTGCGTTCAGCATGAGCTGGACCATTTGGACGGTGTGGTAACCTTTGATCACCTAGATGCTGACACACGTGCAGCATTGGAAGCGGAGTATGCGCAATGA
- the ispH gene encoding 4-hydroxy-3-methylbut-2-enyl diphosphate reductase, whose amino-acid sequence MSKPPLTLYLAAPRGFCAGVDRAIKIVEMAIDKWGAPVYVRHEIVHNKFVVDGLRDKGAVFVEELSECPDDRPVIFSAHGVPKSVPNAAQARNMVYVDATCPLVSKVHIEAQRHADAGLQMIMIGHEGHPETVGTMGQLPEGEVLLVETPEDVAKVTVRDPSKLAYVTQTTLSVDDTADIVAALQARFPAIVGPHKEDICYATTNRQEAVKAIAPKCDAMLVVGAPNSSNSKRLVEVGSRAGCAYAQLVQRAQDIDWRALDGINSIGITAGASAPEVLINEVIDAFKTRYDVTEELVETAVENIEFKVPRVLRQPA is encoded by the coding sequence ATGAGCAAGCCGCCCCTTACCCTATACCTCGCCGCGCCTCGCGGCTTTTGCGCGGGCGTAGATCGCGCAATCAAAATCGTCGAAATGGCGATCGATAAATGGGGCGCGCCTGTCTACGTCCGCCACGAAATCGTACACAACAAATTCGTCGTCGACGGCCTGCGCGACAAAGGCGCCGTTTTCGTCGAAGAACTATCCGAATGCCCCGATGACCGCCCCGTGATCTTTTCCGCCCATGGCGTGCCAAAATCAGTCCCCAACGCAGCCCAAGCCCGCAACATGGTCTATGTGGATGCGACCTGCCCGCTGGTCAGCAAAGTCCACATCGAGGCCCAACGCCACGCGGACGCAGGCCTGCAAATGATCATGATCGGCCACGAAGGCCACCCCGAAACTGTCGGCACCATGGGCCAATTGCCAGAGGGCGAAGTCCTGCTGGTCGAAACGCCAGAAGACGTGGCAAAGGTCACCGTGCGCGATCCGTCAAAGCTCGCCTATGTCACCCAAACCACACTTAGCGTGGATGACACCGCCGATATCGTCGCAGCCCTTCAGGCGCGCTTCCCCGCCATCGTGGGTCCGCACAAAGAAGACATCTGCTATGCCACCACCAACCGCCAAGAAGCGGTAAAGGCGATTGCGCCCAAATGTGACGCGATGCTGGTGGTCGGTGCGCCGAACTCTTCCAATTCAAAACGCCTCGTCGAAGTCGGCTCGCGCGCGGGCTGCGCCTATGCGCAATTGGTGCAGCGCGCACAAGACATCGACTGGCGCGCGCTGGATGGCATCAACAGCATCGGCATCACAGCAGGGGCATCAGCCCCCGAAGTGCTGATCAACGAAGTCATCGACGCCTTCAAAACCCGCTATGACGTGACCGAAGAGCTGGTCGAAACCGCCGTAGAAAACATCGAATTCAAAGTGCCCCGCGTCCTGCGTCAGCCTGCTTAA
- a CDS encoding trimeric intracellular cation channel family protein, translated as MSLLGFLDYASVIIFAITGALVASRAQLDLVGFSFIACLTAVGGGTIRDLLLDRNPIFWIAEPTYLAAAVAAAFITFFSAHLLESRLKAIIWLDSLALAVAVAAGAGVAMNLGQEPVIVVLMGIVTGCMGGLMRDVVVGDVPVVLKQGELYVTAALAGAATAVLLKLYTPNIPYSLLIGAAVTWALRAGSIQFGWNLPVYKSKPPKK; from the coding sequence ATGAGCCTGCTTGGCTTCCTCGATTATGCTTCGGTCATCATCTTTGCGATTACGGGCGCATTGGTCGCCAGCCGCGCACAGCTGGACCTAGTCGGGTTCTCGTTTATCGCCTGTCTCACGGCCGTTGGCGGCGGCACTATTCGGGATCTCCTGCTGGATCGAAACCCCATTTTCTGGATCGCAGAACCCACCTATCTAGCCGCTGCCGTCGCAGCCGCATTCATCACCTTTTTCAGCGCCCATTTACTCGAAAGCCGCCTCAAAGCGATCATCTGGCTCGACAGTCTCGCGCTTGCCGTTGCTGTTGCAGCGGGTGCGGGTGTTGCTATGAATCTGGGCCAAGAGCCGGTGATTGTGGTGCTGATGGGCATCGTGACTGGCTGCATGGGCGGGCTGATGCGCGACGTCGTTGTCGGCGACGTTCCCGTCGTTCTCAAACAAGGCGAGCTATACGTCACCGCCGCCCTCGCGGGTGCGGCCACCGCCGTTCTGCTAAAGCTCTATACGCCCAATATTCCCTATAGCCTGCTCATCGGTGCCGCCGTCACATGGGCCTTGCGCGCAGGATCGATCCAGTTTGGCTGGAACCTGCCCGTCTACAAAAGCAAACCGCCGAAAAAATAG
- the rpoZ gene encoding DNA-directed RNA polymerase subunit omega: MARVTVEDCVDKVPNRFDLVMLAAHRAREISAGSSVTVERDNDKNPVVALREIADETQSAEDLRERLIESNQSQIEVDEPEEDAMAILMGAEQDKPEEDSMSEEMLLRQLMAAQGQG, from the coding sequence ATGGCCCGCGTCACCGTCGAAGATTGTGTTGATAAAGTACCGAACCGGTTTGATCTGGTTATGCTTGCGGCGCACCGCGCTCGTGAAATTTCCGCAGGTTCTTCCGTTACGGTTGAGCGTGACAACGATAAGAACCCTGTTGTTGCCCTGCGTGAGATCGCAGATGAGACACAATCCGCAGAAGATCTGCGTGAGCGTTTGATCGAGAGCAACCAGAGCCAGATCGAAGTCGATGAGCCTGAAGAGGACGCAATGGCGATTCTTATGGGTGCCGAGCAGGACAAGCCTGAAGAAGACAGCATGTCTGAAGAAATGCTTTTGCGGCAGCTTATGGCGGCGCAAGGGCAGGGTTGA
- the def gene encoding peptide deformylase — translation MTVRPILTWPDKRLRTACADVPEITDEVRAIWQDMIDTMDAMPGVGLGAPQIGVMQRLAVVDTSEARNTRIRLANPEVIDASAIMNEHEEASPCLSGVSAKVSRPRGVRVRYLDENGEVVERDFVGLDATSVQHQIDHLDGKLYIDRLSKMKRDMLLRRAKKMKV, via the coding sequence ATGACAGTTCGCCCTATTTTGACATGGCCAGATAAACGCCTGCGCACGGCCTGCGCGGATGTGCCCGAGATCACCGATGAGGTGCGCGCGATCTGGCAGGATATGATCGACACGATGGATGCCATGCCCGGTGTTGGCCTAGGGGCGCCGCAGATTGGCGTGATGCAGCGGCTGGCGGTTGTGGATACTTCGGAGGCGCGCAATACGCGCATCCGTTTGGCCAACCCCGAGGTGATTGATGCCTCGGCGATTATGAACGAACACGAAGAGGCCTCGCCCTGCTTATCAGGTGTTTCGGCCAAGGTAAGCCGCCCGCGTGGTGTGCGGGTGCGGTATCTGGATGAGAACGGCGAAGTGGTCGAGCGCGACTTTGTCGGGTTGGACGCGACCAGCGTGCAGCACCAGATCGACCACCTTGACGGCAAGCTGTATATTGATCGCCTCAGCAAGATGAAGCGGGACATGCTGCTGCGCCGCGCCAAAAAGATGAAGGTGTAA
- the folK gene encoding 2-amino-4-hydroxy-6-hydroxymethyldihydropteridine diphosphokinase — MSQGVVMGKNVSSEQIVISDCIIALGSNQEYDGIGPSELLEEAFDELVGRGFVIRNRSRFFQTPAFPAGAGPDFVNAAAVLETSIAPAEILAQLHSVEAKLGRQRVQRWGARTLDLDLIAVGGLVLPDAETYQYWCELPMEAQKTTTPQELILPHPRLADRAFVLVPLLDVAPDWCHPITGKSVQQMHDSLPVTLRDEVVAL; from the coding sequence ATGTCTCAAGGTGTAGTCATGGGGAAAAATGTCTCATCTGAACAAATAGTGATATCTGACTGCATTATCGCGTTGGGATCAAACCAAGAATACGACGGAATTGGCCCCTCCGAACTGCTAGAAGAAGCATTTGACGAGCTTGTTGGTCGTGGATTTGTGATTCGGAATCGGAGCCGGTTTTTCCAAACGCCGGCCTTTCCGGCGGGTGCCGGACCGGATTTTGTAAATGCTGCTGCAGTTTTGGAAACATCTATCGCACCCGCTGAGATATTGGCGCAGTTGCATTCTGTTGAGGCCAAGTTGGGGCGTCAAAGGGTGCAGCGATGGGGGGCGCGGACGCTTGATCTGGATTTGATCGCAGTGGGTGGTTTGGTGCTGCCAGACGCCGAAACCTACCAGTATTGGTGTGAATTGCCTATGGAAGCGCAAAAAACCACGACACCACAGGAATTGATATTGCCGCACCCGCGATTGGCGGATCGGGCATTTGTGCTGGTGCCTCTATTGGATGTTGCGCCAGATTGGTGCCATCCGATCACTGGGAAAAGCGTTCAGCAGATGCATGACAGCCTTCCTGTTACGCTGAGAGATGAAGTTGTGGCGTTGTAA
- a CDS encoding MalY/PatB family protein, whose protein sequence is MSFDTPIERRGTHCVKWDSMEQIYGVSKETGISMWVADMDFATAPVVNKAVQDMVDHGVYGYFGDDSKYRAAIQWWMKERHNWDLDPAHIFTTHGLVNGTAMCVDAFTAPGDGVVLFTPVYHAFAKVINAAGRQVVECELTQENGRYEMDFAAYDAQMTGNEKMAILCSPHNPGGRVWTRDELQQVADFAKRHDLVLVSDEIHHDLVMPGHKHTAMALIDGVQDRLVMMTATTKTFNIAGSHSGNVIIADPVLREKFAARMAAMGLSPNSFGLFMATAAYTPEGAKWVDELVTYLDGNRRLFDDAVNAIPGLKSMGLESTYLAWVDFKDTGMEREEFTNRVEQGAGIAANHGPTFGTGGESFLRFNIATPRARVQEACDRLAEAFKDLQ, encoded by the coding sequence ATGAGCTTTGACACCCCGATCGAACGGCGCGGCACACATTGCGTCAAATGGGACAGCATGGAGCAAATCTATGGTGTCTCCAAGGAAACCGGCATTTCCATGTGGGTCGCCGATATGGACTTTGCCACGGCTCCGGTGGTGAACAAAGCCGTCCAAGATATGGTCGATCATGGCGTCTATGGCTATTTCGGCGACGACAGCAAATACCGCGCCGCGATCCAATGGTGGATGAAAGAGCGCCACAACTGGGATCTCGACCCTGCCCATATCTTTACAACCCACGGCTTGGTCAACGGTACCGCCATGTGCGTCGATGCCTTTACCGCCCCGGGTGATGGCGTTGTTCTGTTCACACCTGTCTATCACGCCTTTGCCAAGGTGATTAACGCGGCAGGCCGTCAGGTGGTTGAATGTGAACTGACACAAGAAAACGGCCGCTATGAAATGGACTTTGCCGCCTATGACGCGCAGATGACCGGCAATGAGAAAATGGCCATCCTCTGCTCGCCCCATAACCCCGGTGGCCGCGTCTGGACCCGTGACGAGCTGCAACAGGTCGCCGATTTCGCCAAACGCCACGATCTGGTGCTGGTCTCTGATGAAATCCACCACGATCTGGTGATGCCCGGCCACAAACATACGGCCATGGCCCTGATTGATGGCGTCCAAGACCGTCTGGTCATGATGACCGCCACCACAAAAACCTTCAACATCGCGGGCAGCCACTCAGGCAATGTGATCATCGCCGATCCGGTTCTGCGCGAAAAATTCGCAGCGCGCATGGCTGCAATGGGCCTCTCCCCCAACAGCTTTGGCCTGTTTATGGCAACGGCGGCCTACACCCCCGAAGGGGCCAAATGGGTTGATGAGCTGGTAACCTATCTGGATGGCAACCGCCGCCTGTTTGACGATGCGGTCAACGCCATCCCTGGCCTCAAATCCATGGGGCTGGAATCAACCTATCTGGCATGGGTCGATTTCAAAGACACCGGAATGGAGCGCGAAGAGTTCACCAATCGGGTCGAGCAAGGCGCAGGCATCGCCGCCAACCACGGCCCAACCTTTGGCACAGGCGGCGAAAGCTTTTTACGCTTTAACATCGCAACCCCGCGCGCCCGCGTACAAGAAGCTTGCGATCGCTTGGCGGAAGCCTTCAAAGATTTGCAATAA